TTTAGCTCAAAAGTTCACTAGGTCAGTCTACCAAGCCTGTTATAAGCCTAAATTTGTTAAAATGCACCTTAATCAATCTTCACAAAACTCAAACTTCTGTGCTATCTCTAATTACAATAAGATTTCCAAGCAGAAGGATGATTACAGTTTCATAAGCTTCTCCATCAACCTTCCCAGTGATCCTTACTATCGTTTGATTGACAAGGACTGTCATGAAATTGTTGGTTCCTGCAATGGATTGGTCTGCTTGCTTGGTTATTCTCTTACCGAAGAGGACAACGATGAGCACAAGGAGAAGTGGCTCCGTATATGGAACCCCGCCACCAGGACAATATCTGATAAATtagagtattttatttttagtgatgacaagtattatttttgtaagttTCTGTTTGGTTATGACAATACAACTGACACTTATAAGGTTGTGGCGTTACATATGAGTAATGACTCGACAACAGAGGTGCAAATTCTTAGTTTTGGGGAAAATATTTGGAGAAATATTGGAAGTTTTACCGGCATGTCTCTTCAGTCCTTCTATTTTAAGTATGGATGGCATGGCGGTGTACATTTGAATTGCACTGTTAATTGGttggcatatatatatattatggatGTTGATGACTTTCGGTTGGGGATTATTTCGCTCGACATGGGTACAGAGACACACACAAATTTACTGCACCCACCAGTTTTTCTTGAAGTGAGTTTACTACAAAAAGGTGTTTGTGTGTTGATGAACTCCCTTTGTTTTTATCATGATTTGAAGGGAACCTATTTAGTTATATGGAAGATGACAAAATTTGGTGACGAAAAGTCTTGGACTCAATTCTTTAAATTTAGATATCAAATTCTTCAGATAAACTTTAGATGTGGTAATCTTTTTGAGTATGGTGATACACTGGTTTTCACAGAGTACCTAGAAGACCAAGCAATTCTCTATAATTGGAGAAATAATAGAGTAGTGAAACAAAAAAGTGTCGACGAAAAGATACATTGGTTCTCTGTAATGAATTATGTTGAAAGCTTGGTTTCAACTTGTTGAAAGTAAGTTCTTCCTCTAGCAATGTACTTGTTTGCTTTTAAGTTAATTCACATGGTTAGTTTTGATTATGtgattatttcttttaattcaaAGCCTGATATAGATATATATACTGAATCAATGTTTCTGGTTCTGGTTACTCTGGATGGTTTGTGGTGGATTCTAGCTTCTGGGAATTCTTTTATGGTACTTTTGTGGTGTATCTCttttttcgtattttgtttttattggtaCACCTGTTTTGTAACGACACTTCAAGAAAAACTGTGTCTCGCCACGGCCATTTTTGCCATTACCCACGACCTCTCCTTGGGTATATGAGATTTACCCACGGCTTACCCACGACACTTTGCCTCGTTGGTAATTCATTACCGAGAAAAATACCGTGGGTAAGGTTACCCACGCAATTACCATGAGTATCCCATGGAAAGTGTGGCTCCCTTACACGCGACGCTACCCACGACATTGTCAGGAGGAATGTTAACTTACTCCAATATCATCCAACATAAGAACCaattccaaacaaactaaacaaTAACTAAATTCAAAACTAATCAAATTGAGTCATCAAAAGATCATTTCCTCAAACTAAAATGTAGTGTTAACAAAAATTGACACTATTGCAAGTGTCAAAATAAACAGATAAGAAACTAGTAGTTTGGACAAAAGATGTAGCCATTAGTTTAAGCTTAATCAGTCATAGTAACAACACACACTAAATACCAATTTTCCTCATTGTCATCATCCTCGGCTCCATCCTCAGACTCATCCTCATCATAACTTGTATGGCAGCTACACTGTTTGTCAACACTATCAGCTGCCTCCTCTGGAAATCTGCAGCACGCTGCTCTGACTGCTAAACTTCTTTTTGTCGCTTAAGCTCGGCTTGCCTAAGTTGCTCCCTTGTATTTCGAACCTCATCCTCTGCTGCCTTTGCTCGCTCCTCAAGTGTGTCTGGGGCGAGACTTGAAACACCTGGTCTATAATTCGAGGACCTATCTCCAACACCATAGAGACGTCCTCGATTTTTCCCCCCAGCTGATTGGGCCCACATCTTTAAACGAGTCGCAGAGTCGACCATTTGGGAGCCACTCTCATCCGCACCTTCCGAGGCCTGATTCAACTTCATCTGAAAACTATCCTgttcaaaattacaaaaaaaaacaatgtaaaTGCTACACTACTAATTTTAAAACCAAAAacgaaaaaattaattaatcaatgcTTTAATTTTCCTTACATAAGTGTTTTGAGATCTAAGATCAACCCAAGATGAGTCCTTCTTACGAATATGAGTTCTTAGAAATACCTCGTCCAATGTGGGTTCTCTACCCAACTCTTCAGCCTTTCATATGTAtcgaaaattttaaaaaatttcccgTATCAACGTATCAGTATcgtatcgtgtcacgtatccGGATTTCATAGCATTTGACACAGATAAATCTAAGTGTTCTATAATACTAAAACTATAATTATGTACTCAAAAATGTATTTCGGTAAaaagtttttctaaaaatgtgcTCAAAATGTGACTCAAAGATGGTATAACTATAACTTATAAGGTGCTCAAAATTTGAGAAACActtatatatgattatattatctttttttcCCTCTGTTAACCAAATCAACACTTATATTGTCTAAAAATATGTACATTAGTCTTGGTTTTCAAGAGTTAGTTTACTTGGTAGCGACAATGCATTAAATATAAGAGGTCAAAGTTCGAACTTTAGACACTTCACTTATCTTTACAAAAAGTACGGagtaaaattgataatttagaATGACCAAAATTCAAACGaaattttatagggactaataatattttgacaTTCTAATTTTCACAAATTGCGATTTTTATctcctaactttcacaaacttttGCCCTCTAACTTTATCCCCTTTTAAAAAAGACTACCTCTCACTAATTTTGACAAAGACAATGCGCATATGAATAATGACGCAATTGTCATGTCAGCATGTCGTGCCACATATGATGACGTGGCATCAGTGACTATATATCCATGTGGCAGGGCATGCTCGGGTGATAACATGTGAGTCATTGTTCACATTTGGGTTGACTTGCTCAAAATCTGTGGGTTAACCTTTTGTAAAAGGGGCCAAAAATACTATTACCCCCgccccaaaatataagggaaaattgatcaacaaaagtgatgtatttagtccaaattcttaaccaaatacatcaactttctttgaccaatttttccttataatttggaacgGAGGGGGTACTATAAAAGTTTAtggtcaaaatcacaatttataAAAGTTAAAGGCCAAAATGGTAAGTTAGCTAAAAATGCAATTAATACTATTTTGCAGGACTAATAAGACATTTAACTGTAATAAAATCATACTCCATCTGTCCCaatttataagggaaaaaacctCATTTTTTTGCCCCAAATTATGAgggaaaaatcatttttaagaatgttttttttattaatctcataaaattttaatttcctctctctccccttttctcaataaacaacaaccaataaaaatggTTTTTACATATCTCCATACAACCTATTCtaagaaaaacccacaaaaacatatttcaaattgaataatgctagcaacacactctttaacaaacacactccaacacactctattttattggttgaaattcacatgggtcccataaaaaaatgtggactcATATAACTTTTACGggatccatataaattttaaccaatagaagagagtgtttgttaaagagtgtgttgctagtgCTCTTCAAAttgaattatcatattttactttttctaaataattatgatttttgttttttcttttctaatttgagacggagggagtatttgatAAGTATATTTTGTAGGAccagtaaattttttttttaggtatatATGCGTGATAAGTATTTTAAGCCCAACAGTTCAACTATTTGAAGTCcgcatcaattttctttttcttctccaaCAACGGCACCACATTAGGGTTCCGTTTGTATTAGCACCAACACCACTATCATGAATACCGAATTACCTATGTCGCAGCGTCGTCATAAATCCAATCCTTCGCCTTCGGTAATCCTCCCCGACGACCTTGTCGTCGAAATCTTATGCTTCCTTAAAGTGAAAcctttgatgaagatgaagtgCGTGTGTAAATCATGGAATATTCTTATCTCCGATCCTAAATTCGTTAAAATGCACCTTAATCAATCTTCACGCAACTCACACTCCTATGTTGTCTCTTCTAAGGATTCCAAACAGGATGATGATTACAGTTTCATACCCTTCAACGTTAATGATTTGTTGGAAAACAGTTCAATCACCTTCCCCGATGATCCTTACTATCGATTGATCGATAAGGACTGTCATCAAGTTGTTGGTTCCTGTAATGGATTGGTCTGCTTGCTAGGTTATTCTCTTGCCGAGTATGGGCATAAAGAGACCTGCTTTCGTTTATGGAACCCTGCCACCAGGACAATATCTGATAAATTAGGGTATTTTCCTGAAGACATGAATAGATTGAAATTTTGGAAGTTTATATTTGGTTACGACAATTTAACCGACGCTTATAAGGTTGTGGCTTTACATCCGGGCAATAGCTTGACAACGGTGGTACAAGTTTTTAGTTTTGGGAATAATGTTTGGAGAAACATTCAAAGTTTTACCGCTAGGCCTTTTCAGTTGGTATTTTCTACTAACAAAGAGTTTATTGGTGTACAGTTGAATTGCACTGTTAATTGGTTGGCCGTTGGCGTTGCTTCTATGTTTGTGATTATTTCGCTTGATCTAGGAACTGAGACACACGCACAATTGTTGGTTCCTTCAGGTACTGAGGAAATGTCAAGTGTATTTCCAGGTGTTTGTGTGTTGATGGATTCCCTTTGTTATTATCATGACATTGAGGGAACTGATTTTGTTATATGGAAGATGACAAAATTTGGAGATGAAAAGTCTTGGACTCAGTTCCTTAGATTTAGCTATCAAATTCTTCAGATGAACTTAAAATGTACCCCGTATTTCAATCTTTATGAGAACGGTGATACACTGGTATTCACACAAGATCTACAAGACCAAGTGATTCTCTATAATTGGAGAAATAGTACGGTAGTGAAAACTAGAGTTAACAAAAAGATATGTTGGTttaatcccaaaaaaaaaaaaaagatatgttggTTCTCTATAAACAACTATGTTGAAAGCTTGATTCCAACTTGTTGAAAGTAAGTTCTTCTCTTGTGACATACTTGTTTGAATTTATGTTAATTCACGTACTTGTGTGtctggttttaaattgcggtccacATCCGCAGTTGCGGCCACAGTCTTGCTtctctcaaccgtgtattttcaatacattcaaattattgtttatggaataaactaagactatgtaatggtggataaatagtgtagttacgtactagtttcattttatatagcttgtgaaatttcaaaatgatttcacgcgCGTTGCAGCAACCGCAATGACTGCATTCGCAACAACTAcaaccgcaaccgcatccatgaccgcaaccgcaatttaaaaccttgcttgTGTGAATTGAATTTATGTTAATTCACTTGTGTGAATTTATGTGTTTTGTTGTTTCATTCTCTTTTCGAACAGGAGTCATTTTCGAATTATAGATCCACAAAACCAACTTCAAgcaaatccaaaattattgatGGTGCATGTCAGGAATCAAGATAGTAGAATGAAAGAGGATTATTGAAGCTACATTTTCATCAGTTATGGTATTTGTTTACCGTGTTATTTTACAATAgtttatatagcttgtgaaatttcaaaatgatttcacgcgCGTTGCAGCAACCGCAATgaccgcattcgcaacaactacaaccgcaaccgcatccatgaccgcaaccgcaatttaaaaccttgcttgTGTGAATTgaatttatgttaattcatttGTGTGAATTTATGTGTTTTGTTGTTTCATTCTCTTTTCGAACAGGAGTCATTTTCGAATTATAGATCACAAAACCAACTTCAAgcaaatccaaaattattgatGGTGCATGTCAGGAATCAAGATAGTAGAATGAAAGAGGATTATTGAAGCTACATTTTCATCAGTTATGGTATTTGTTTACCGTGTTATTTTACAATAgtttatatagcttgtgaaatttcaaaatgatttcacgcgCGTTGCAGCAACCGCAATgaccgcattcgcaacaactacaaccgcaaccgcatccatgaccgcaaccgcaatttaaaaccttgcttgTGTGAATTgaatttatgttaattcatttGTGTGAATTTATGTGTTTTGTTGTTTCATTCTCTTTTCGAACAGGAGTCATTTTCGAATTATAGATCACAAAACCAACTTCAAgcaaatccaaaattattgatGGTGCATGTCAGGAATCAAGATAGTAGAATGAAAGAGGATTATTGAAGCTACATTTTCATCAGTTATGGTATTTGTTTACCGTGTTATTTTACAATAgtttatatagcttgtgaaatttcaaaatgatttcacgcgCGTTGCAGCAACCGCAATgaccgcattcgcaacaactacaaccgcaaccgcatccatgaccgcaaccgcaatttaaaaccttgcttgTGTGAATTgaatttatgttaattcatttGTGTGAATTTATGTGTTTTGTTGTTTCATTCTCTTTTCGAACAGGAGTCATTTTCGAATTATAGATCACAAAACCAACTTCAAgcaaatccaaaattattgatGGTGCATGTCAGGAATCAAGATAGTAGAATGAAAGAGGATTATTGAAGCTACATTTTCATCAGTTATGGTATTTGTTTACCGTATTATTTTACAATAGTGAAGATCTCAAACTCTTCATGAGTGATTTGTGTTCATTTATTGCAGGACCATTTGAGTAAGATATCAATTTCGTTGAACAAAATATGCTCTGAATGATATAGCATTAATATATGATTCACtagtatatttaattttaaactttttgGCAACATCTAACTCTcttatttctttattaaatattCTTGTCAAGTTCAATTCTATTTTAGCATTAGTGTGGGAATAAGTACTTAAACAATGAAGATACATAGTTGAAGTCAGTAATAAGGACTTGAGGTACAACTTATATCTTGTGAAAACCAGTTTTAACTTCTAAGTGTGTGTTATATATAGtaagttaaatatatatataaccataATTGATTTGGACAACAACTTGGTCAACTATCATTCAATCTTACTATCTTGGTATAACTAATTATGTTACTTGGTTTAAAGATTAATTTCATCATGTGTGTATATGGTTTGTAGACAGGGTGTTGCACCATTAGATAATTTCAGCATGTTAGCTGCTTTATATTCAGATGTCTCTGAatgtaaatataaaaattaagagaaaTGGCTAAATTACAAAGACTTAGTGTAAAAACCAACTAAGATAGGAGATAGACCTTCATTCTGACATTGAAAAAAAAGTAGACCTTGATTCCTAGTtggtcatatatatatttaccgTAGATGTTGGAGACAAAATAAGGAAAAGGGGAAGaagaataatattaattttcgtCCAAACTTATGATTGTGCAACCATACACAACCGTAAGATTCCATTGTTAAAAGTTTGACTTTTTGATGGTTGGTTTGTAGGCACAACCCATCTCGCAATCCAATACAAAATATTGTTTTCTTCTAAATGAATCATAGTTGGATTTCTCGATTACAACAGTAAAACCTAATAAGTTTGCAGCTTCAACACAACCTAATTCATTAGTACATCTCGttccttatattttttatctatGGCAAAGTGACTACTTGTATCAATAACTTCCACCTCCGTTTGAGCATTGTTGTGCTTTGAATCAACATCGGCTTTATCAATTTCGGTTTATCAACACCCGATTTCAATTTTTGGGAGGTTTTGATTCAGCAGCCATAACtacaaataaatgaaaaaacataTAAACATCATCAAATATCTTAATGCATGTCAAAACATACAAAACCTACGGAAATTTAGTTCAGATCTATTTTTCAAACTAGTTTAGAATCTGTTTTACAAACCAAACCAGTTTTCAGTACAAAAATAGCATCAACGAATGTACAAAGGAATTAGTATAAAACGAAGATTACCTTATGTTTGAGCCTAAATGAGTGTAGAAATTCTTTGTCGATGCTCCGATGTTGGTTTTAGACCCCCCAATCCAAACAACAAAGAAAACGtttgggttggtctagtggtgttggcttcgGTCATGGGAGTATGCTTCTCCCAAGGTCTCGGGTTTGATTCTCTctagtgccaatttcggtggacTAGTCCATACAGAGGAAAAAACTCTAGTTTTAAAATGAGGCCCCCATAAGTGAACGGTGAGATTAGTCCCctcggattagtcggtcctaaggccgaataccgagttttcaaaaaaaaaaaagtaatttaggTTGAGTTTAGATGAAGAAGAAGTGAAGTAAAACATATAATTGTTGGTGTGTATAAAGGCCTGTTCGAAAAATAGATTCAAAACTTTAGCGAGCGGAAAATGTTTTCCGAACTAAAAACATGTTTGGAATGTAGATTCTGAACATCATTC
This genomic interval from Trifolium pratense cultivar HEN17-A07 linkage group LG6, ARS_RC_1.1, whole genome shotgun sequence contains the following:
- the LOC123892063 gene encoding F-box/kelch-repeat protein At3g23880-like translates to MHLNQSSQNSNFCAISNYNKISKQKDDYSFISFSINLPSDPYYRLIDKDCHEIVGSCNGLVCLLGYSLTEEDNDEHKEKWLRIWNPATRTISDKLEYFIFSDDKYYFCKFLFGYDNTTDTYKVVALHMSNDSTTEVQILSFGENIWRNIGSFTGMSLQSFYFKYGWHGGVHLNCTVNWLAYIYIMDVDDFRLGIISLDMGTETHTNLLHPPVFLEVSLLQKGVCVLMNSLCFYHDLKGTYLVIWKMTKFGDEKSWTQFFKFRYQILQINFRCGNLFEYGDTLVFTEYLEDQAILYNWRNNRVVKQKSVDEKIHWFSVMNYVESLVSTC
- the LOC123892065 gene encoding F-box/kelch-repeat protein At3g23880-like, giving the protein MNTELPMSQRRHKSNPSPSVILPDDLVVEILCFLKVKPLMKMKCVCKSWNILISDPKFVKMHLNQSSRNSHSYVVSSKDSKQDDDYSFIPFNVNDLLENSSITFPDDPYYRLIDKDCHQVVGSCNGLVCLLGYSLAEYGHKETCFRLWNPATRTISDKLGYFPEDMNRLKFWKFIFGYDNLTDAYKVVALHPGNSLTTVVQVFSFGNNVWRNIQSFTARPFQLVFSTNKEFIGVQLNCTVNWLAVGVASMFVIISLDLGTETHAQLLVPSGTEEMSSVFPGVCVLMDSLCYYHDIEGTDFVIWKMTKFGDEKSWTQFLRFSYQILQMNLKCTPYFNLYENGDTLVFTQDLQDQVILYNWRNSTVVKTRVNKKICWFNPKKKKKICWFSINNYVESLIPTC
- the LOC123892064 gene encoding uncharacterized protein LOC123892064, whose protein sequence is MTHMLSPEHALPHGYIVTDATSSYVARHADMTIASLFICALSLSKLAEELGREPTLDEVFLRTHIRKKDSSWVDLRSQNTYDSFQMKLNQASEGADESGSQMVDSATRLKMWAQSAGGKNRGRLYGVGDRSSNYRPGVSSLAPDTLEERAKAAEDEVRNTREQLRQAELKRQKEV